A single region of the Dehalococcoidia bacterium genome encodes:
- a CDS encoding 4Fe-4S dicluster domain-containing protein, which yields MTLSKLKELVQQVLPEVDVLIGYKQGFDPVHATPAFVTKPEQINDLIWNPLCVHNLCSYLPFMKDKKVGVIVKGCDSRTIVQYMQEKLIDRTKVRVIGIPCRGVISVNKVLHAVNHQPIESINFEGGNLVVKTPEGPKTIPMDEVMPAKCSICQYPTPLNYDHLVGEAIQSDKPKEKVFEDIKEFEKLSLEERRKYWEKEFDRCIRCYACRNACPMCVCQDQCLAESRDSHWTSQRDDLTEKYMFHMIHSLHLAGRCIECGECERVCPMEIPVAKIKKKIGMELKELFDYVPGINPEDTPPMYTFKAEEATIQEHKL from the coding sequence GTGACTTTATCGAAACTCAAAGAGTTAGTGCAGCAGGTTCTCCCTGAAGTCGATGTGCTCATCGGCTACAAGCAGGGATTCGACCCTGTTCACGCTACCCCGGCTTTTGTCACCAAACCGGAACAGATAAACGACCTGATCTGGAATCCGCTGTGCGTTCATAACCTCTGCTCCTATCTACCCTTCATGAAGGACAAGAAGGTGGGGGTGATCGTCAAGGGATGCGACAGCCGGACAATCGTTCAGTACATGCAGGAAAAGCTGATCGATCGGACGAAGGTAAGGGTGATCGGAATTCCCTGCCGCGGCGTGATCTCGGTGAACAAAGTCCTGCACGCGGTCAATCACCAGCCCATCGAATCGATTAACTTCGAGGGTGGGAATCTGGTGGTGAAAACGCCCGAAGGACCAAAGACGATTCCCATGGACGAAGTGATGCCGGCCAAGTGCTCAATCTGTCAATATCCCACTCCTCTGAATTACGACCATCTCGTTGGCGAAGCGATTCAGTCGGACAAGCCCAAAGAGAAAGTTTTTGAGGACATCAAGGAATTTGAAAAGCTCTCTCTGGAGGAGCGGCGCAAGTACTGGGAAAAGGAGTTCGACCGCTGCATCCGCTGCTACGCCTGCCGCAACGCCTGCCCCATGTGCGTTTGCCAGGACCAATGCCTCGCGGAGAGTCGTGATTCTCACTGGACTTCCCAGCGTGACGATCTGACGGAGAAGTACATGTTCCATATGATTCACAGCCTTCACCTGGCGGGAAGGTGTATTGAGTGCGGCGAATGCGAACGGGTCTGCCCCATGGAAATTCCGGTGGCTAAGATCAAGAAGAAGATCGGAATGGAGCTGAAGGAATTGTTCGATTACGTGCCGGGAATCAATCCCGAAGACACGCCTCCCATGTACACGTTCAAGGCGGAAGAGGCAACCATTCAGGAGCATAAACTCTAA
- a CDS encoding STAS/SEC14 domain-containing protein yields the protein MDWSIEIKTEDDVLVATVTGELDEKRYLAMRDRVLLSLGETDARHILVDVRHAVVRISTMGIFALATSNRDAIPRGVKYAVVFSRHTLPAANASFGENVARNRGAQMKSFTDIAEAERWLSEK from the coding sequence ATGGACTGGTCGATCGAAATCAAGACAGAGGATGATGTTCTGGTGGCCACCGTTACAGGGGAATTGGATGAGAAGCGCTACCTTGCTATGCGTGACCGAGTGCTGTTGTCCCTTGGCGAAACCGACGCACGCCACATTCTGGTTGATGTTCGACATGCCGTTGTGAGGATTTCCACGATGGGCATATTCGCTCTGGCAACATCAAACCGTGATGCAATCCCCCGCGGAGTGAAGTACGCCGTGGTCTTCTCTCGGCATACTTTGCCGGCGGCCAATGCCAGTTTTGGCGAGAATGTGGCACGCAACAGGGGAGCTCAGATGAAGTCTTTTACCGATATTGCAGAAGCAGAGCGATGGCTATCCGAAAAGTGA
- a CDS encoding FAD/NAD(P)-binding protein, with protein MTEHHSNPYLPELATVTRVIEETPNIKSFQVVLNDPAKMKKFFFEPGQVGQVSVFGVGESTFVINSPPTRMDFLQFSVMKAGEVTAALHELAEGEQIGVRAPLGNWFPYKSMKGKNILFVGGGIGLAPLRTLILFMLDNRSDYADITILYGARTSLDLCYKQDLKEWAARSDVKLIQTIDAEYPGWTGKIGMVPNVLKEIAPSAENAVAVTCGPPIMIKFTLQALSQLKFTDDQILTTLEKRMKCGIGICGRCNIGDKYVCKDGPVFSLAQLKDIPSEL; from the coding sequence ATGACCGAACATCACTCTAATCCCTATCTTCCTGAACTGGCAACGGTCACCCGGGTGATTGAAGAGACCCCGAACATCAAATCGTTCCAGGTGGTCCTCAACGACCCGGCGAAGATGAAGAAGTTTTTCTTTGAGCCCGGGCAGGTGGGACAGGTTTCCGTCTTTGGCGTGGGAGAATCCACATTTGTGATAAACTCGCCGCCGACTCGCATGGACTTCTTGCAGTTCAGTGTGATGAAAGCCGGTGAGGTCACCGCGGCGCTGCACGAACTCGCTGAAGGTGAGCAGATCGGTGTGAGGGCTCCACTTGGGAACTGGTTTCCCTATAAGAGCATGAAGGGGAAGAATATCCTTTTTGTGGGCGGCGGCATTGGACTGGCTCCGCTCCGAACCCTCATCCTGTTCATGCTGGATAATCGCTCCGACTATGCAGACATTACCATTCTATACGGAGCTCGAACTTCCCTTGACCTTTGCTACAAACAAGACCTGAAGGAATGGGCAGCCAGATCGGATGTCAAGCTGATCCAGACCATCGATGCGGAATATCCCGGCTGGACCGGGAAGATCGGGATGGTTCCCAATGTCCTCAAGGAGATCGCTCCTTCAGCGGAAAACGCCGTGGCCGTCACCTGCGGCCCGCCGATCATGATCAAATTCACCCTGCAGGCGCTCTCGCAGCTCAAGTTCACCGATGATCAGATCCTCACCACGCTGGAAAAGCGCATGAAGTGCGGCATAGGTATCTGCGGACGCTGCAATATCGGCGATAAATACGTTTGCAAGGACGGGCCGGTTTTTTCCCTTGCCCAGCTTAAAGATATCCCCTCGGAGCTTTAG
- a CDS encoding 4Fe-4S dicluster domain-containing protein, translating into MAHSGFIPKDNLNSVIEALSKKARLFVPVEEGDLVLFKPFAAGQTMCFSRPANLPPKAVIFPQSDVLFDFNLKKDMENLKKVEVELKENLDFPSTIIVGCRPCDAQGFRIYDRVYLEAGATDPYYKGRREKTTIITLTCNAPSPGCFCTSVGRGPADEDGSDLLMTELPKGYYLEAVTDKGEAVLKELGLADGSAYREEAEKAQESAAKAVRKPFASLEKTPEKLIGLFDDQQFWEAEAAKCISCGACTYLCPTCYCFNITDEQAGSRGERIRSWDACMFAHFTLEASGHNPRPSKAQRLKNRVGHKFSYYPTRYKGVTACCGCGRCIRYCPVSVDISEIVAHVQGAQG; encoded by the coding sequence ATGGCTCACAGCGGTTTCATTCCCAAAGACAATTTGAATAGTGTGATCGAAGCACTGAGCAAAAAGGCCCGGCTGTTTGTGCCGGTTGAGGAAGGCGATCTGGTCCTGTTCAAGCCGTTTGCCGCGGGGCAAACGATGTGCTTTTCCAGGCCTGCCAATCTTCCGCCCAAGGCGGTCATTTTCCCGCAAAGTGATGTCCTCTTCGATTTCAATCTGAAAAAGGACATGGAGAATCTCAAGAAGGTGGAGGTAGAGCTCAAAGAGAATCTGGATTTCCCCTCGACCATCATCGTCGGTTGCCGTCCGTGCGATGCCCAGGGGTTCCGGATTTACGACCGGGTCTATCTGGAAGCTGGGGCCACCGATCCCTATTACAAAGGCCGCCGGGAAAAGACCACTATCATCACCCTGACATGCAACGCTCCTTCTCCGGGATGTTTCTGCACCTCTGTGGGCAGAGGCCCGGCCGATGAGGACGGCTCCGACCTACTGATGACCGAGCTTCCCAAGGGCTATTACCTCGAAGCAGTGACAGATAAGGGAGAAGCTGTTTTGAAGGAGCTTGGCCTTGCGGATGGAAGCGCTTATCGGGAAGAGGCGGAAAAGGCCCAGGAGAGCGCGGCCAAGGCGGTGAGAAAGCCCTTTGCCAGCCTGGAGAAAACCCCGGAGAAACTCATCGGCCTTTTTGATGATCAGCAGTTCTGGGAGGCGGAAGCAGCGAAGTGTATAAGTTGCGGTGCTTGCACTTATCTTTGTCCTACCTGCTATTGCTTCAACATCACCGATGAGCAGGCAGGAAGCCGAGGCGAGCGGATTCGAAGCTGGGATGCCTGCATGTTTGCCCATTTCACGTTGGAAGCAAGCGGCCACAATCCCCGGCCGAGCAAAGCTCAGCGGCTCAAAAACCGCGTGGGTCATAAGTTCAGTTACTACCCGACCCGATACAAGGGTGTCACTGCCTGTTGCGGATGCGGACGCTGCATCCGATATTGCCCCGTATCAGTGGACATTAGCGAAATCGTTGCGCATGTCCAAGGAGCCCAAGGATGA